A window from Citrus sinensis cultivar Valencia sweet orange chromosome 5, DVS_A1.0, whole genome shotgun sequence encodes these proteins:
- the LOC102616754 gene encoding tetrahydroberberine oxidase-like: MKPHGMFCPNILSFISSLLLLSHGVALAAENHEKFLKCLSLQSDTISEVLYTQNNSSFSSVLKASIQNLVFSTPENPKPLFIITPFHVSEIQAAIKCSKKNGLQIRVRSGGHDHEGLSSISDVPFIIIDLINFSEISVDVEERTAWVESGATVGQLNYRIAEKSQNLLAVPVGTCPTVGVGGHFSGGGIGALMRKYGTAADHIVDAHMIDVKGRFLNRESMGEDLFWAIRGGGGASFGIIVSWKINLVSVPSTVTVFAVPRTLEQNATKLLNKWQYIEDRVHEDLFIIAILFRENSTMVSLFTSLFLGGVDRLLRLMQDSFPELGLTKEDCREMTFVESIVYLDGFEAIRESINVDVLLGRNFFRPFTGKIDYLTEPIPEEAFLGIYDIFFEQDQKTNGRLVFFPYGGKITEISESEIPYPHRAGNIYTLLYYAEWGQEAIDEAHQTHVNMLKQLFNYMTPYVTKNPRTAYINYRDLDIGRNNKFGPTSVQEAGVWGKKYFKNNFYRLVHVKTMVDPENFFRNEQSIPPFNLVKDEL, from the exons ATGAAGCCTCATGGTATGTTCTGCCCAAACATTCTCTCatttatttcttctcttttattgTTATCTCATGGGGTGGCTTTGGCAGCtgaaaatcatgaaaaatttCTCAAATGTCTTTCTCTACAGTCTGACACCATTTCTGAAGTGCTTTACACCCAAAACAactcttcattttcatcagTATTGAAGGCTTCAATACAAAATCTCGTTTTCTCAACACCCGAAAACCCGAAACCTCTATTCATCATTACCCCATTTCACGTGTCCGAAATTCAAGCAGCCATTAAATGCTCCAAAAAAAATGGTCTGCAAATTAGAGTACGAAGTGGAGGTCATGATCATGAGGGTCTTTCCTCTATTTCTGACGTTCCTTTCATCATCAttgatttgataaatttcagTGAAATCAGTGTTGATGTAGAAGAAAGAACTGCATGGGTTGAATCTGGTGCTACCGTTGGCCAACTTAATTATAGAATTGCTGAGAAGAGTCAGAATCTGCTAGCTGTTCCGGTAGGAACTTGCCCTACTGTGGGCGTTGGTGGACATTTTAGTGGCGGCGGCATCGGTGCCTTGATGCGTAAGTACGGTACTGCTGCTGATCACATAGTTGATGCTCACATGATTGACGTCAAAG GTAGATTTCTAAATAGAGAATCAATGGGAGAAGATCTATTTTGGGCCATTCGTGGAGGCGGAGGAGCTAGCTTTGGAATCATTGTCTCATGGAAAATAAATCTAGTCTCTGTTCCATCAACTGTGACTGTATTCGCCGTCCCAAGAACATTAGAACAAAATGCGACAAAGCTACTTAACAAATGGCAGTACATAGAAGACAGGGTTCATGAAGATTTATTCATCATAGCCATCTTATTCCGAGAGAATTCCACGATGGTCTCTTTGTTCACATCCTTGTTTCTTGGTGGGGTTGACAGGCTACTTCGCTTGATGCAGGACAGCTTTCCTGAGCTCGGTTTGACTAAAGAAGACTGCAGAGAAATGACCTTTGTTGAATCTATCGTTTATCTCGATGGATTTGAGGCAATTAGGGAGTCGATTAATGTGGATGTATTGCTTGGTAGGAATTTTTTCAGGCCTTTCACAGGAAAAATAGACTATTTGACAGAGCCAATTCCTGAAGAAGCTTTTCTAGgaatttatgatatattttttgaacagGATCAGAAAACGAACGGCCGTCTAGTGTTTTTTCCATATGGTGGGAAGATAACTGAGATTTCCGAGTCCGAAATTCCGTACCCACATAGAGCTGGCAACATATACACACTTTTATACTATGCGGAATGGGGACAAGAAGCGATTGATGAGGCACATCAAACGCATGTCAATATGCTCAAACAGTTGTTCAATTATATGACTCCTTATGTTACCAAAAATCCTAGAACagcatatattaattatagggATCTTGACATCGgaagaaataacaaatttgGCCCCACAAGCGTCCAGGAAGCCGGCGTTTGGggcaaaaaatatttcaagaaCAATTTCTACAGGCTCGTGCATGTGAAAACTATGGTGGATCCTGAAAATTTCTTCAGAAATGAACAAAGCATTCCCCCTTTCAACTTGGTGAAAGATGAACTGTGA